The window GCCCTAAGCCAGTCCCGCCGTATTCACGTGCCGTGGAACCATCCGCTTGTTCAAAAGATTCAAAAATTCGGTCGAGTTTGTCTTCTGGAATACCAATACCAGTATCGGAGACAGTAATTTGAATCTGAGGTCTTCTAAGGCTATGAATTCCGGTATTGCCCATCTCAATTTTTTCTTCTCCCACTTGCAAATTAGCCGAAATCTCTACAATACCAGTATCGGTAAATTTAATCGCGTTTCCAACTAAGTTGTACAAAATTTGTTGTAAGCGATTTTCATCAGCCTCGGCTGGAGTCAGATTAGGCGGAATGGCATTAATAAGCTGTAAATTTTTGTTTTTAATTAGGGGTTGACTCAGATTAAGAACTACTTCAACAATTTCTCGCATCCCTATGGGTTTCAGTTGCAGTTCAATGGTTTTGTGTTTCAGTTTTGAAAAATCGAGAATATCATTGACGAGGGCGGCTAAGCGGCGTCCGCTTTGAGCAATGAGTAAAAGATTTTTTTGTTGAAGTTCAGAAAGTTCTCCCGTGGCTCCATCCAGCATTGACTCAGCGATGCCAATCATGCCGTTGAGAGGTGTACGAAGTTCATGAGAGGTATTTGCTAAAAACTCATCTTTGAGTTCATCGAGGTGCTGTAATGCTTGATTTTTTAGTTCCAATTCTTCAGTAAAATGAATCCGTTCAGCCTCCGATTGTTTGCGTTTAGTGATATCCGTAAAGGCAACAATGGCATAAGCGATTGCACCCTTTTCATCAAAGATTGGTGTGGCACTCGCTTCCACCGGAACAATTTTTTCTTCTCGATGAATAACTAAATCATCTATTGTCAAACTTTCGCCGTTTAATGCTCGCAATGCTGGTAGGCGTTCTAGGGGGCATAATTGATCGGTATCGGCGAGATAGATTTGATAAACCTCTGCTAATTGAGCGGGTGATTCTTCTGAAATGATGCCCCTGCCTAATATACTTTGAGCCGTAGTATTGGCATAGCAAATTTTGCCTGTTGCATCGTGGACTGTCACGCCGACGGGTACCGCATCAAGGAATTGAGCCAGTCGATTTTCACTCTCATGCAATGCCTCATTTAAGTCTTTCATTTCGGCATTATTAGCTTCGAGAGTTGTAAATAGCTGTTTCAACTGCCCTGACATCGTACTAAATGACTTAGCGAGTTCTCCTAGTTCATCGGAGCGTTCTATTTCTATCAACTGCTCCCATTTGCCTTGAGCAAGATTTTTAGCCGCTGCGTTTAAGCGCAAAATGGGTCTTGTCACCCACCGCGCCGTAAGAATGCAGAAAATGATGGCAATCACTAATGCCGCCAAACATAATGCAATAGTGGTGTCGGTGTTGGCGTTGATTTGCCCCATAAAGTCGACTTCTGGCACAACGACCACAATCAGCCAATTTAGACCCAACTGATCTCGCCAAGGGGTAACTTGGATAAATTGGCGCTGTCCCGCAATCTGGAAATTGAGCTGTTGACTCTTGTTAATCTTACTCAGGTTACCAAAATGGTCTTTCAAATATTGGGTTGTTAATCGAATTAATGCATCTTTACTATCTAATGCTTTTAATCTCTGGGCTTTACCATCAACAACTCTGAAGGGTCGTTCGCTAGTGGAACTACCTACCAGTAAACCGTTCCGTTCCAGGATAAAGGTCTTTCCCGACTGGCTCACTTTTAAGTTAGCCAGAAAATGGCTAATCTGAGAAAGGAGATGGTCGATGCTAAGAACGCCTACAATTTTCTTCGTCTTGTCGTAGACTGGATAGCTCGCAGAGAGCGATATAATATCCGGCTGATCTTCCCACTGGTAAATTTGACTCCATAGGGGTTTACCTGCTTTTATAGCATCCGTATACCAAGCCTCTGTATGTGGGTTCCAGTCTTTGATTTGCCGGAGTTCCGTGCGATTTCCCTGGTTATCTGTGGCGTAAATGTAGAGTTTACCGGGGTTAGACTGGGAAAGTTCATTAATCAGCAGCTTACCATTTTCTATGCGTTCAACTCCAATAAATTCACCCTTGGTGTTGCCATAGGAAATGTAGCCAACCTGGAACACTTGCATTTGTTTCCAAAAGTAGCGTCCTGTCGTTTTAAAGTTATTAAGGTTCAGCAGTCCTAACTCAATCGCATCGGAATTAATTTGATTAATCTGATGAGGAGTAGCAAAATAAGTATCGAGATGTTGATCGATGCGATTGCTAATTTCACTGCGTAATTGGGTGGCGAGGTCATTTACCGCTTTCTGCCCGTTCATAAAGGAAAGATACCCCACAAGGCCTACTGCCCCAACAATTTGCAGAACGAAGGGGACAATTAGGACAGTCCGCAAGGGAACTTTTCCGGAAACCTTAGCAAATAAGCGGCTTAGAGATTGTCGTGACATCGGGGGGTGCATCAGTGCGCTTCTGAATTAGGAGCGCCTAAGAGAGGGCAGGACTTACACTATGCAGTGATTCATACCAATTCTCTAGAGACTTGCTACAGATCCTTTTCTTTCTCCCCCTTGTTAAGCCAGAGCTTTAACCAACAGATAGGCGGAGCGATGTTTAGCAGATCAAAAGCGAGATGGTCTAAGTACACTATTCACAGAATTTGTGCAGCATCCCTGATCATGTGCTGCGATGCCCCAACTCCCATTGTCGCTTGCCCAGCCCAGCAATGACCCCCTTCATCTGTTTCAAAATTTCTTAAAAATTTACGACAAAAAAAGCACCCATGAAGGGTGCTTTTGCTGTTAATCAGCAAAAATTACGAGTTAAGAAATTTAAGCCTCAGCAGTTGCCATTTCTGCTTCCGCAGGCACTTGAGCCGCAACAGGGTAAACGCTAACTTTTTTACGGCTTCTATCTTTTCTCTCGAAGGTGACGACGCCATCAATCAGCGCAAACAAGGTGTCATCGCTACCGCGACCCACATTGACACCTGGGTGAAACTTGGTACCGCGCTGACGGATCAAGATGTTACCAGCTTTGACGACCTGTCCCCCGAAGCGTTTAACACCTAGGCGTTGAGCATTCGAGTCACGACCATTACGAGTACTACCTGTTCCTTTCTTATGAGCCATAATGTCCTGAGTAAGTGTTGTTTACAGTCAACTTAAATCGTAGAGGTGTAACCCATGCCCACCCCTACTAGGATTGAAGCCTATTTCTATTGTGAAGTAGCTTCGGTGGATTCCTCGGTGCTGGGTGCCTCAGTTGTGACAGGTGTCTCGTTTTGCTCCTGTGAAGAAGAAGCGACAACAGAACCATTCATACTGATTGAGTTAATCATCAGGCGGGTAATTTCCTGCCGATGTCCCCGCTTCTTGCGAGTCTTCTTCTTGGGCTTCATCTTGTAGACGAGGATTTTGCGACCGCGAAAGTGTCGCAGCACCGTGCCCTCAACGGCTGCACCTTCAACGAAGGGCCGACCGATTGTCAGTTCACCATTATGCTGAACGAGCAAAACGCTATTAATGGTGACGTTTTCTTCGGGTTGAACAGCTAACAGTTCAATGTCGTAAAAGCGACCGGGTTCTACTCGCAGTTGCTTACCACCGGTTTCGATAATTGCATAACTCATGGGATTGTCCTTGAAGGGTTGCCGTACAGGTAGCTGGTTGATCAGGCGCAAAAGACGCTTTAATCATCTTTTCCAGCTTTTGATATGTCTCAACCTGATCCGAGCAGGTAAGAGCAGACAATCTCTCATCTTACCTTGATTATTGGGCTATATGTCAAGTAATTCAGGTCAGCCGGACAACAGCATCTAAATTTTAAAGGCACTGGCGACGGATTTCGCTACGATTCCAGAGCGTTACGCTTCGATGGAACTCAAATCCAAACCAACAAAAAAATCACTAATGTCTAATTGCGTCTTTCTTCAAAAAATTATTCTCTATTAGGGATAGATGCTCAAAGTACTGAATTAGATAGGTAACAATTCAGCATTGAGATAGATGTACTCATCAGTTAGTGACTGGTAATCTGCACATATAACATCAAGCGCGAGGCAGAACAGTTGACCTGTTCGGGGTTGCTTTTCCACTTTTGTTGAGTAACTTGCAAGGTTACTGCAAAGTCTCTAAGGAGGGAAATATGTGGGTGGAAAGACTAGCGCGATTGGGCTATACCGCCAAGGGAATTGTATATGCAATTATTGGAGTGTTGGCAGTACAAGCCGCCTTTGGCACAGGTGGTAAAACGACCGATCAAAAAGGTGCTCTTGGCGCAATTGCCGCACAACCATTTGGAAAATTTTTGTTAGCGTTAATAGCATTAGGTTTAATTGGATATGTAATTTGGCGATTCGTTGAAGCCGTTCAAGACCCAGAACACAAAGGCCATGATGCTGAAGGTTTGGCAAAGCGATTGGGTGCCGCAATCAGTGGAATAATTTATGCCAGTTTAGCCTTGAGTGCCATTCGGCTAGCGATGGGTTCGAGTGCTAGTAGCAGTAATAGTAATTCAACTCAAGATTGGACAGCACGCTTGATGTCACAACCCTTTGGTCAATGGTTAGTTGGCCTTGGTGGTGCATTAGTCATTGGTCTTGGCTTTTACCAATTTTATAAAGCCTACAAAGCCAAATTCCGTAAACATCTGAAGTTGCAGGAAATGAGTCCTACCGAAGAAACTTGGGCGACGCGCTTGGGTCGATTTGGGGTGGCAGCACGAGGCGTTGTTTTCGTGATCACTGGTTTTTTCTTGCTACAGGCTGCACGCCAGTCTAATCCAAACCAAGCACGAGGACTGGATGGAGCACTGCAATCTCTAGCACAGCAGCCCTATGGTCCTTGGCTGTTAGGAATTGTTGCTCTTGGCCTGGTGGCTTATGGCATTCATATGGGGGTACAGGCGCGATATCGCCGGATCAATGCCTGAATTAAGCTGATCATTCAAGGGGAGTTTAAAGAATTTAGATTTCGCGATTGGGTGCAGGTCAGTGACCCGCACCTAACGAGTACCAAAAATTTCTCCCAAGGCTTGAAAAACATCTAAATAAAAGTTTCCCTGCATTTCACGAAATAATTCAAACGGCGAGTCGGGTTTGCCAAAGAAAGGTCGTAATGTCCAGGCCAACTGTGTACCCACAAAACCATAAAGAAACAACCAAAAGCGTAAAATACTCATCCGAGTTTTTAGCCCTTCCTCATCCTCCTTGGACAATAGCTGCATCCCTTGATAAAGGAACTTCACTCCAATCAAGCCAGTAACAGCAAGAATGCCAACATTCAACAATTTAAAAAACTGGTAATTATAGGTTGTAATTAGAAAAAATAGAGAAATTGGCGCAAAGCTAAACAATAAAACACTAATCACAGAAGCAGCCGTGAGAAGCATGACAAAATGCTGTCCCGCCGTTTTCCTCGAACCAAACAGAATATTGAAAAAGTATAAGGTAGGAAAACAAATGATTAGGGTAATTAAGTAGAGTGAAGGAAGTTTTACGGCAGAGGATAAAGCTTGTGCCCAACCGTTAAATGAGCCAATAATCGCACCATAGAGGGCAAAAAAGATGGAACTACAGATGAGTAGAGCCGTACTCTTGCTGCTCAGCTTGGCACCGGAACGAATTTCTTCCAAAAATGCGCTGCGATCGCGTAAGAGGCCAATTAAGACGCTAAAAGATTTCGTCGCTTGAGATTGACGTTGTATCATCTACCTGCTACCTAGAACCTAACGTGAGTTTTAGCCAGAGTTTTCCCTAAGCAACAGCAACAAGAGTGATAAGGCGTTTTCCGGAATTTTTTAGGTTAGGGGGAGCGAGTAAGAAAGCAACATCCAATTCGGCTAGAGGAATAAATTTCAGAACTTACGCACTCAGCCCCTTCTGCAACGGCTGGATGAGGCTTTCAGCTTCTTAAACAACGATTAGAACAAGGAGATTTCGTTGCAGTGCGTAAGTTCTATATTTAACAATATAAAAACAACTAGATTGAAAGCAGATTAAGAAAACCTACCGACTACGTGCAGTGCGCTGGTATACCCGTACATAGTCAACATAGTGGTAGGCGGGAAACACTGTTGTGGTATCAGGGGAACCAGGCCAATTCCCGCCAACTGCGGTACCTAAAATGATTTGCATTGGCTCATCAATTATTGGCGGATCATCAGTAGTGATAGGCGTAGTCCATGCCTTAGTCAAGCGCCCGTCAATGTACCACCGAATCTCTGTTGGTTCCCATTCCAGGGCAAAGATATGAAACTTCGAGGTAAAGTTTGAGCCGTTGATCTTCGTCGTAGAAGAGGCTTTACTAGGCCAACGGCAATGGTAGCAGATGCCATAGTGGACGGACTGGTAAGCAGTGGACGAATCTTTCCCTAATACCTCCACTACGTCGAACTCTGGCGGCCAATATTGAGAGGCGCTATCACCGGTGTCTTGGTAGTGCAATAGCCACTCAGCCGAAAGCAGTCCTTGAGTTGCAGCCTGCTGCGAACAAATTTCTACCCGACCATAGGTGAAGTCGAACTTGCCCCGAGTGTTGATTTTACCAGAAATGTATGCTCGCCCACCAAGGTCTACCTTGTCGCTTTTGATCACGAGGTAACCATCACTTACGGAAACAGCATCCGGCGTATTATAGTGCAGTTCATTGTTGATATCGCCAATACGGTCGATGATATTCCACTTGGTCGTATCGACGCTGGTTCCGTTGAATTCATCACTCCAGATAAGAGTCCAATTCGGTTGGATGGAACTTGGTTTGCTCTGAGCGATCAAGGGGGTGTTTATAATCAACACCATCAGGAGCGAAAGCACTAATAAAAGTCCGAGATATCGAATTTTATTGCTTAATATGAATGGCATGAACTCCCCTTTGAGCCTTGCTCAACGAACAGCTTGTTAAACTAGGAGCGTATGAAAATAGGTTTTCACACGGTCTATTCCATTAGAGGTTTTCTCGTATGAACTTAGGCGAGTATAGCAAATTGGATTAGTAATAGTAAGGATTAGCTGGTTTGGCAATTTTTTTGAGGGAAGTTGCCTCAATCACAAGTTGGCGTTTTCCATCCAGAGTTTCGGTAATCATTCGACCTTCCACTTCTTGCCAACTGTCAAGGGGATAAGCATCGCGATTGCCATTAAGCTTGACGGGTAATGCAACAGGGTAAGCGTCTGCCGCACAGCAGGTAATCACAAAGCGAGAAATTAACAGATATTGTGAGGGCTGATTTGGAGGATAGACCACAAAGCCTTTGACTTTCACCGCCTGACCCGTATAAGCGTCCGGTTCGGGATAAACTGCAAGCGTTCGTACCCATTCAATTAGCGATCGTTCCTCTGGTCTACTGTTACTCTTAAAAGACTGGGGTTGCGTTCGTGTCATAGTGACCGATTCCGTAACACCTCGCTGAATGGCCGTCTGACTCGCAAACACTTGTGGTTTGATAACTAACCCCAAAATAGCAGCCGCTAATAGCAGAGTCGTACTCCATCCGGGGGGAAATAAGCTAATGTGTTGACCCACCGGCATCATCGGTACCCTTCCTGCGGCCTGTTGACGCATCTGATTAACCAACTGGGATGTTCTCAACGCTGCCAGTATTAAGAGAGCAATACCCGTGGCAACAACCAGCGCAAAGTAATTTTTGTGAATCAACAAACCTAATTGATCCGTTAGCTTGTACTTGAGCATCAAAATACCCCAAGCTGCCAGAGCCAAAATATCTAATAGGGGGAGAAAAAGGTTTTGAAATTGAGGGCGCTGCTTCCGAGGCCGTCTGGAAGTTTGATTGGAACTCATAAACTTCGGTTGTAGTTAAAAGATTGAATGGCAAAAGCTAGATTTAAATCAGTTCACCCTACAGCAAACATTAACTAATCCGCAGATTAACAAACAAGGTCAACAAAAATGTTAACTGTGCCGTTAGACCAAAGATATAAAAAATTGCCCTTGGCTTAAACACCGATAACATCAAACCGATCGCCTTGAGGTCAATCATCGGACCGAGTACTAGAAAAGCTAACAACGAGCCACTAGTAAACGCTGAGGCGAAGGCGAGGGCAAAGAATGCATCCACGGTGGAACAAATGGACACAATGGTTCCCAACAGCATCATCGCCAGAATCGACGTAACTGGCCCTTGGCCTAGGCTGAGGATGACTTCACGGGGGACGGCGACTTGAATGGCTGCGGCGATCGCACTTCCCAAAACTAAGACTCCTCCTAACTCCCGCAACTCTTGCACCGTATTTTCTAAGACTAAACGCAGTTTGTAGCGTAACGGTTTACGGGGTTTGGTACCCAATAATGTTGCTTGTAAAACCGTCGCATCCATCCTTACAGGAGCACCGGGTTCACCGAGTAAAAATGAGCCGGATTGTAACAGCGCGGGTTTTGACTCTTGATTGCCAGAGGCCGTTTTTCCCTTTGGTGTTCGTTCGCTTGCAGGTTGCCCCATAGAGCGAGTGGTCATCGGTTGCAGCAGGGGACGTAAGTCAGCCTGAACACTGAAAACACAGCTAATCACAACCGCAATCCCTAAGGAAAATAGTACCCGCAACACCACAATTTCGGGTTGGTCTCGAAACGCTATATAGGTTGAAGCGATCACAATCGGATTAATTGTTGGTGATGCCAGCAAAAACCCAATCGCCACAGGGGTCGGTGCTCCTTGAAGCAGCAGACGGCGTGCCACTGGCACGTTGCCACACTCACAGACCGGGAAGAACAGACCCCCAAAACTGCCCACAATCGCCCCTAACAATGGGTTTCGAGGCAATGATTCCATGAGTTTGCGCTCATCCTCGACCAAAAAGAGCAGTAAGCTGGAGAGCAAAACCCCTAGGAGCAAAAAAGGGATGGCTTCGACCAGCAAGCTCAAGAATAAGGTAAAGGCGTTGTTCAACTGATTCATGCGTTCGGCTTATCGGATGGTATTTTCCCTGTAGGGAGGCGAGTTTCGCCATTGTATCGAAAAAGAATATTACTCTTTATTCAATTAATGCACTCCCTGACACAGATAAATTCACAAAAGTTGCAACAACAGGCTTGACTATCAGGTTAAAAGGGAGGGTTTTGCTGGGTGTGATGGCTAAAGGAAGTGTCATCTTGTGGAAGTGCAAGTCTAAAACTGGGCTGATTATAGGTGATGTTGATTTTCTTTAAGGGTACAATGACAGTTAAGGTCATCAGGCTAGAGACCACGTTTGCAGAAAGTGGCAGGTGCTATGCAGGGTGTACTCAAGCGCTCACTGAATGAGTAGCTTGTTAGGGTAGGGAAAAATTTGTTTTAATTCTGGCCTTCACGTCACCGACCAGAGCTGTTCCCAAGAGTGAAGCCCTGACTACAAGGCAGTTGCTTGGGCAAAAAATGTTAATTCGCTGATCCCTCGTCTTCTCTTGCATCAGCTAAAATTTCTCCTATAGAAGCACATTTCATCGGTTTTTTCTCTAAAGTTTGTTTTTCAATTTTGTATATTTTTTGTCTTGTATTAAGACAGAAAAATTCTGATTAAGGATAACCCAAATTTAACCTAGGGTTAGTAACCTTAGAGATAATTAAGGCTACACTTTTTGAAATAACTAAATGCTATAACACCTGGCTTGAATATCAAACTTCAATGTTAAATTAAAGTTTAAAATCGGCTTATTCTGATACAAATGATGTCAATCCAGGGGATTTTCTTATGGTTGCCTTAACGGAACCCTACACACAGCTACCCGTCCCACCCCAGCCCAAAAATCATAATCTGCGCCTAGAGTCAACGCTCCAAGAACTATCACTCTACGATTGTCAGGTTGAATGTTCTCATCCAGGTAAGGAAGTTGCTCAAACCTTTCAACAAAATCCGTTGTTACCAGGAGTGATTCTTACGGAGCACAATCAGTTTGTGGGCATGATTTCGCGGCGTCGCTTTCTGGAACAAATGAGCCGCCCTTATGGACTGGAATTATTTTTGAAGCGCCCTCTCTATTCGTTGTATCGCTTTGCGAGTGCAGAGGTTTTGAGGCTCCAAGGTGAGACACCAATTGTGGAAGCTGCTCGCCGTTCGTTACAACGCCCCGCTGAAATGCTCTATGAACCAATTGTGGTTGAACTGGGCGTGGGAACATACCGCTTGCTTGATGTGCATCAGTTGTTAGTAGCTCAATCCAATATTCATGAATTGGCAACCCAGTTACTGAACGAACAGACTCAAGCTCAACTCATTCAAACAGAAAAAATGGCGACTCTGGGGCAAATGCTTGCCAGCATTGCCCATGAAATTAAAAATCCGGTTGGTTGTATTACCTGTAACTTTGAATTCCTCTCTAACTACTGTACAAAACTGATGGCGGTTTTGTCCGCTTATGAAATTCAGATAACCGACATATCTGATAGCCTCGCTGAGCTAAAACAAGACTCTGATATTGAGTTTATCCTAGAAGATTTACCCAAAATTTTGAACAGTATGGGAGCGGGGTCAGAACGACTCACCAAAATTGTCGGAGGCTTGCAATACTTCTCCCACTTGAGTGAAACCAAGCGTCAGCCAGCAGATATTCATGAATGTATTGAGAATACTTTAATCATTTTAAATAACCGCCTGAACAAAGGAGGTATTAAGATTATAAGAACTTATGGAGAGGTACCG of the Allocoleopsis franciscana PCC 7113 genome contains:
- the rplU gene encoding 50S ribosomal protein L21 — protein: MSYAIIETGGKQLRVEPGRFYDIELLAVQPEENVTINSVLLVQHNGELTIGRPFVEGAAVEGTVLRHFRGRKILVYKMKPKKKTRKKRGHRQEITRLMINSISMNGSVVASSSQEQNETPVTTEAPSTEESTEATSQ
- a CDS encoding TIGR03943 family putative permease subunit; this encodes MSSNQTSRRPRKQRPQFQNLFLPLLDILALAAWGILMLKYKLTDQLGLLIHKNYFALVVATGIALLILAALRTSQLVNQMRQQAAGRVPMMPVGQHISLFPPGWSTTLLLAAAILGLVIKPQVFASQTAIQRGVTESVTMTRTQPQSFKSNSRPEERSLIEWVRTLAVYPEPDAYTGQAVKVKGFVVYPPNQPSQYLLISRFVITCCAADAYPVALPVKLNGNRDAYPLDSWQEVEGRMITETLDGKRQLVIEATSLKKIAKPANPYYY
- the rpmA gene encoding 50S ribosomal protein L27; this encodes MAHKKGTGSTRNGRDSNAQRLGVKRFGGQVVKAGNILIRQRGTKFHPGVNVGRGSDDTLFALIDGVVTFERKDRSRKKVSVYPVAAQVPAEAEMATAEA
- a CDS encoding glycoside hydrolase family 16 protein, with amino-acid sequence MPFILSNKIRYLGLLLVLSLLMVLIINTPLIAQSKPSSIQPNWTLIWSDEFNGTSVDTTKWNIIDRIGDINNELHYNTPDAVSVSDGYLVIKSDKVDLGGRAYISGKINTRGKFDFTYGRVEICSQQAATQGLLSAEWLLHYQDTGDSASQYWPPEFDVVEVLGKDSSTAYQSVHYGICYHCRWPSKASSTTKINGSNFTSKFHIFALEWEPTEIRWYIDGRLTKAWTTPITTDDPPIIDEPMQIILGTAVGGNWPGSPDTTTVFPAYHYVDYVRVYQRTARSR
- a CDS encoding permease, which encodes MNQLNNAFTLFLSLLVEAIPFLLLGVLLSSLLLFLVEDERKLMESLPRNPLLGAIVGSFGGLFFPVCECGNVPVARRLLLQGAPTPVAIGFLLASPTINPIVIASTYIAFRDQPEIVVLRVLFSLGIAVVISCVFSVQADLRPLLQPMTTRSMGQPASERTPKGKTASGNQESKPALLQSGSFLLGEPGAPVRMDATVLQATLLGTKPRKPLRYKLRLVLENTVQELRELGGVLVLGSAIAAAIQVAVPREVILSLGQGPVTSILAMMLLGTIVSICSTVDAFFALAFASAFTSGSLLAFLVLGPMIDLKAIGLMLSVFKPRAIFYIFGLTAQLTFLLTLFVNLRIS
- a CDS encoding ATP-binding protein; this encodes MSRQSLSRLFAKVSGKVPLRTVLIVPFVLQIVGAVGLVGYLSFMNGQKAVNDLATQLRSEISNRIDQHLDTYFATPHQINQINSDAIELGLLNLNNFKTTGRYFWKQMQVFQVGYISYGNTKGEFIGVERIENGKLLINELSQSNPGKLYIYATDNQGNRTELRQIKDWNPHTEAWYTDAIKAGKPLWSQIYQWEDQPDIISLSASYPVYDKTKKIVGVLSIDHLLSQISHFLANLKVSQSGKTFILERNGLLVGSSTSERPFRVVDGKAQRLKALDSKDALIRLTTQYLKDHFGNLSKINKSQQLNFQIAGQRQFIQVTPWRDQLGLNWLIVVVVPEVDFMGQINANTDTTIALCLAALVIAIIFCILTARWVTRPILRLNAAAKNLAQGKWEQLIEIERSDELGELAKSFSTMSGQLKQLFTTLEANNAEMKDLNEALHESENRLAQFLDAVPVGVTVHDATGKICYANTTAQSILGRGIISEESPAQLAEVYQIYLADTDQLCPLERLPALRALNGESLTIDDLVIHREEKIVPVEASATPIFDEKGAIAYAIVAFTDITKRKQSEAERIHFTEELELKNQALQHLDELKDEFLANTSHELRTPLNGMIGIAESMLDGATGELSELQQKNLLLIAQSGRRLAALVNDILDFSKLKHKTIELQLKPIGMREIVEVVLNLSQPLIKNKNLQLINAIPPNLTPAEADENRLQQILYNLVGNAIKFTDTGIVEISANLQVGEEKIEMGNTGIHSLRRPQIQITVSDTGIGIPEDKLDRIFESFEQADGSTAREYGGTGLGLAVTKKLVELHGGSIHVESTVGVGSRFTFTLTAALGQSSELNNLSYSSCLLPAISKLNQEESIQPLQITQEDQGQQFQIMIVDDEPVNLQVLINHLSLQNYAITQASNGIDALAMIEQGFKPDIVLLDVMMPRMTGYEVCQKLREKFPAYELPVVMLTAKNQVTDLVEGFSVGANDYLSKPISKNELLARIKTHLILSNLAVAYGRFVPHQFLHLLNKESIIDVQLGDHIQKKMSILFSDIRSFTTLSESMKPEDTFKFINAYLSRMESVIVENQGFIDKYIGDGIMALFSGSADDAVKAGITMLHRLTEYNQHRANSGYIPVRIGIGINTGSLMLGTVGGKNRMDGTVISDAVNIASRLETLTKYYGVSLLISHHTLANLQHPTNYRIRFIEQVKVKGKSQAVAVFEVFDGDEPEIQKGKLATKMTFEQAVWLYNLGLKNEAAQLLKGVLNVNPRDRVAQIYLERCQSRVSYEGDEHSTPLG
- a CDS encoding sensor histidine kinase; this translates as MVALTEPYTQLPVPPQPKNHNLRLESTLQELSLYDCQVECSHPGKEVAQTFQQNPLLPGVILTEHNQFVGMISRRRFLEQMSRPYGLELFLKRPLYSLYRFASAEVLRLQGETPIVEAARRSLQRPAEMLYEPIVVELGVGTYRLLDVHQLLVAQSNIHELATQLLNEQTQAQLIQTEKMATLGQMLASIAHEIKNPVGCITCNFEFLSNYCTKLMAVLSAYEIQITDISDSLAELKQDSDIEFILEDLPKILNSMGAGSERLTKIVGGLQYFSHLSETKRQPADIHECIENTLIILNNRLNKGGIKIIRTYGEVPLINCYSGQLSQVFMNLISNAIDALTDQRCEQPGGNSAGQPLIEISTEIVERSAAEWLLVRIMDNGQGMPPEIQQRIFEMFFTTKPVGKGTGLGLTISHQIVTQKHGGELLLCSQPDKGTEFQVLLPLDYE
- a CDS encoding DUF1206 domain-containing protein, with the translated sequence MWVERLARLGYTAKGIVYAIIGVLAVQAAFGTGGKTTDQKGALGAIAAQPFGKFLLALIALGLIGYVIWRFVEAVQDPEHKGHDAEGLAKRLGAAISGIIYASLALSAIRLAMGSSASSSNSNSTQDWTARLMSQPFGQWLVGLGGALVIGLGFYQFYKAYKAKFRKHLKLQEMSPTEETWATRLGRFGVAARGVVFVITGFFLLQAARQSNPNQARGLDGALQSLAQQPYGPWLLGIVALGLVAYGIHMGVQARYRRINA